From a region of the Chitinophaga caseinilytica genome:
- a CDS encoding 6-phosphogluconolactonase, with translation MHTYQRINVHQFEDRRRMGAAAAAAVAERIHSLLHSKPHISMIFAAAPSQQEFLESLRTDTSIPWHRINAFHMDEYIGLREDAPQGFGNFLRERLFGLVPFRTVHYLDGQTKDTQAECERYAGLLNGGTDIVCMGVGENTHIAFNDPHAADFNDPKLVKVVDLDDACRQQQVNDGCFASLQDVPTHALTLTVPALYRGTWIYCMVPGAAKAEAVRHTLRSPVSPQHPSTILREHPRAALFIDNDSAALL, from the coding sequence ATGCATACATACCAACGAATCAATGTACACCAGTTTGAGGACAGGCGCCGGATGGGCGCTGCCGCGGCGGCTGCGGTGGCGGAAAGGATCCATTCGCTGTTACATTCGAAGCCACACATCAGCATGATCTTCGCCGCCGCGCCTTCGCAGCAGGAATTCCTGGAATCGCTGCGGACGGATACTTCCATTCCCTGGCACCGTATTAACGCGTTCCATATGGACGAATACATCGGTCTGCGCGAAGATGCGCCGCAAGGCTTCGGGAACTTCCTCCGGGAGCGCCTTTTCGGCCTCGTGCCGTTCAGAACGGTACATTACCTCGACGGACAAACGAAAGACACGCAGGCGGAATGCGAGCGCTATGCCGGGTTGCTGAACGGCGGAACGGATATCGTTTGCATGGGAGTGGGGGAGAACACGCACATCGCGTTCAACGACCCGCACGCGGCGGATTTCAACGATCCCAAACTGGTGAAGGTGGTAGATTTGGACGATGCCTGCCGGCAACAACAAGTGAACGACGGATGTTTTGCATCGTTGCAGGACGTGCCGACGCATGCCCTGACGCTTACGGTACCCGCCCTGTATCGCGGTACCTGGATTTATTGCATGGTGCCCGGCGCTGCGAAAGCGGAGGCGGTGCGGCACACGCTGCGATCGCCCGTAAGCCCGCAACATCCCAGTACCATTTTGCGGGAACATCCGCGGGCGGCGCTTTTCATCGACAATGACAGTGCGGCGCTGCTTTAG
- a CDS encoding sugar MFS transporter: MRTQTGMVDPGSLSRRDTRISILIIGMLFFIFGFVSWVNAILIPYFRIACELTSLQSYLVTFAFYISYLVMSVPSSYLLRSIGFKRGMMIGFWAMSLGAFLFVPAALMRAYPLFLLGLFTLGIGLAVLQTAANPYITILGPKESAAQRISVMGICNKFAGIIAPLIFAAVILRVSDTDLERTLPGMGAAERAAVLDAFIRRVIIPYTVLGSVLFVLGLVVRFSPLPEIDTENESTETAAINSGKKSIFDFPHLILGAIAIFLHVGTQVIAIDTIISYAGSMGIPLLEAKTFPSYTLGATIVGYFIGILLIPKFVKQVNALRFCTVLGAVLTVCIVNMRGMVNVFGHETDVSIWFVVLLGLANSLVWAGIWPLALDGLGRFTKLGASVLIMGLCGNAVLPLVYGFFADIAGERSAYWVLLPCYAYLMYYAFYGHLVRSWSLLRRPVISTPEYEFQEDKNR, translated from the coding sequence ATGCGGACACAAACCGGCATGGTAGACCCCGGCTCGCTGAGCCGGCGGGATACGCGCATATCCATCCTTATTATCGGGATGCTGTTTTTCATCTTCGGCTTCGTGTCGTGGGTGAACGCCATCCTCATTCCTTATTTCAGGATCGCCTGCGAACTGACGAGCCTGCAATCGTACCTCGTTACGTTCGCGTTTTATATTTCTTACCTGGTGATGTCTGTTCCGTCGTCGTACCTGTTGCGGTCGATCGGGTTCAAGCGGGGGATGATGATCGGATTCTGGGCGATGTCGCTCGGAGCTTTCCTCTTCGTACCGGCGGCCCTCATGCGGGCGTACCCCTTGTTCCTGCTGGGGCTTTTCACCCTGGGAATAGGGCTGGCCGTGCTGCAAACCGCCGCCAATCCCTACATCACGATCCTCGGGCCGAAGGAGTCTGCCGCGCAGCGCATCAGCGTAATGGGGATCTGCAACAAGTTTGCCGGCATCATTGCCCCGCTGATCTTCGCCGCGGTGATCCTGCGGGTGTCGGATACTGACCTGGAGCGAACTTTGCCGGGCATGGGCGCAGCGGAAAGGGCAGCCGTACTGGATGCGTTCATCCGCCGGGTAATCATTCCGTACACCGTGCTGGGAAGCGTATTGTTCGTGCTGGGGCTCGTGGTGCGGTTTTCGCCGCTGCCGGAGATCGATACGGAAAACGAAAGCACGGAAACTGCGGCCATCAACAGCGGGAAGAAAAGCATTTTCGATTTTCCGCACCTGATCCTGGGCGCCATTGCGATCTTTCTGCACGTCGGAACGCAGGTCATAGCGATCGATACGATCATTTCCTACGCCGGTTCCATGGGCATCCCGCTCCTCGAAGCCAAAACGTTCCCGTCGTATACGCTGGGCGCCACGATCGTGGGGTATTTCATCGGCATCCTCCTCATCCCGAAATTCGTGAAACAGGTGAACGCCCTCCGTTTCTGTACGGTACTTGGCGCGGTGCTTACGGTTTGCATCGTGAACATGCGCGGCATGGTGAACGTTTTCGGGCATGAAACGGATGTGTCCATTTGGTTCGTGGTGTTGCTGGGCCTGGCCAACTCGCTCGTTTGGGCGGGCATCTGGCCGCTGGCGCTCGACGGACTGGGCCGTTTTACCAAGCTGGGCGCGTCTGTCCTGATCATGGGGCTTTGCGGTAACGCGGTGCTGCCGCTGGTGTACGGTTTTTTCGCGGACATAGCGGGGGAACGAAGCGCTTACTGGGTGCTATTGCCCTGTTACGCTTACCTCATGTATTATGCATTTTACGGGCACCTGGTGCGCAGCTGGTCGCTGTTGCGCCGGCCCGTTATTTCAACACCCGAATATGAATTCCAGGAAGATAAAAATCGTTAA
- a CDS encoding DUF2157 domain-containing protein, with product MRKNFIHQLADEGLLSETERLRLEAQQGSRMFSLHWELKTLLYLGVLLLSGGLGTLIYKNIDTIGHQAILAGIGLLCAVCFWYANKHKAPFTWEKTESPNAWWDYVVLLGCLLFISFITYLQGQYEVFGTRLGSATFIPMVVLFISAYYFDHLGVLSLAITNFAAWLGIAITPMHLLSSNAFGTERRLIDTALLIGLVLTAAGYASSRFNRKAHFSFTYYNFAVHVFCIGALCGMFFEDGMLLLYVPALVAALAFYYFLGVRLRSFYFLLMTVIYAYIGLGYLVIFTLVQALDTLEMGVLYLSILYLIVSSIAMARILIHLNRKLKSHADL from the coding sequence ATGCGAAAAAATTTCATCCATCAGCTGGCAGACGAAGGGCTGCTGAGCGAAACGGAACGCCTCCGGCTGGAGGCGCAACAGGGCAGCCGGATGTTTTCCCTGCACTGGGAACTGAAGACGTTGCTGTACCTGGGCGTGCTCCTGCTGAGCGGCGGCCTGGGCACATTGATCTATAAAAACATCGACACCATCGGCCACCAGGCCATCCTGGCCGGCATCGGGCTGCTTTGCGCCGTGTGCTTCTGGTATGCGAACAAACATAAAGCCCCGTTCACCTGGGAGAAAACCGAATCGCCCAACGCCTGGTGGGATTATGTGGTGTTATTGGGCTGCCTGCTGTTCATTTCGTTCATCACCTATCTGCAAGGGCAATACGAAGTTTTCGGGACGAGGCTGGGCAGCGCCACTTTCATCCCGATGGTGGTTTTGTTCATTAGTGCTTACTATTTCGATCACCTGGGCGTTTTGAGCCTCGCCATCACGAACTTCGCAGCCTGGCTCGGGATCGCCATCACGCCCATGCATCTGCTTTCCAGCAACGCGTTCGGCACGGAGCGCAGGCTCATCGATACGGCGCTGCTCATCGGCCTGGTGCTCACGGCGGCGGGATATGCCAGCAGCCGCTTCAACAGGAAAGCGCATTTTTCGTTTACGTACTACAATTTCGCCGTCCATGTTTTTTGCATCGGCGCGTTATGCGGCATGTTCTTCGAAGACGGGATGCTGTTGCTGTACGTGCCTGCGCTGGTTGCGGCATTGGCTTTCTATTATTTCCTTGGCGTGAGGTTGCGGTCGTTCTATTTTTTGCTCATGACGGTGATTTATGCGTACATCGGCCTGGGGTACCTTGTTATTTTCACGCTCGTCCAGGCGCTGGATACCCTGGAAATGGGCGTGCTGTACCTTTCCATCCTGTACCTGATCGTTTCGTCCATCGCCATGGCGCGCATCCTTATCCACCTCAACCGAAAACTGAAATCACATGCTGATCTATAA
- the nagA gene encoding N-acetylglucosamine-6-phosphate deacetylase: protein MNSRKIKIVNGRIITPYRIINGGTVLTEGNRILAVAEDDIPVSGAVEIDAKGQYISPGFIDIHVHGGGDADFMDGDAASFLKVAETHIQYGTTAMTPTSLSSDTDSLRRTISTYEAAHPLNRKGSEFLGIHLEGPYFAMEQRGAQDPRYIRNPDPAEYASVLADTTSVVRWSAAPELPGALAFGDYLRHRGILPAVAHTDAIYEEMLDAWEHGYSHATHLYSAMSGVTRRNAFRYAGVIESAFLLDDMTVEIIADGVHLPPALLKLVYKFKGPEKTALITDAMRAAGMPPGESILGSRENGLKVIIEDEVAKLPDRTQFAGSVATADRLVRNMVKLADVPMADAVRMMTATPAAIMKVSGSKGSLATGKDADIVLFDEDVRIDTVIRGGEVLHRAANARSVLHLPSQA, encoded by the coding sequence ATGAATTCCAGGAAGATAAAAATCGTTAACGGCCGGATCATCACACCATACCGCATCATCAACGGCGGCACGGTGTTGACGGAGGGCAACCGCATCCTGGCGGTGGCGGAAGACGATATTCCCGTTTCCGGCGCCGTGGAGATCGATGCGAAAGGGCAATATATTTCGCCCGGTTTCATCGATATACATGTGCATGGCGGCGGCGATGCGGATTTTATGGACGGGGACGCGGCATCTTTCCTGAAAGTCGCCGAAACGCATATCCAATACGGCACCACGGCCATGACGCCTACATCGCTCAGCAGCGATACCGACAGCCTGCGGCGCACGATTTCCACCTACGAAGCCGCGCATCCGCTCAACCGGAAAGGGTCGGAATTCCTGGGCATTCATCTGGAAGGGCCATACTTCGCCATGGAGCAACGCGGCGCGCAAGACCCGCGCTACATCCGCAACCCGGACCCCGCGGAATACGCGTCCGTGCTCGCGGATACGACATCAGTCGTGCGCTGGAGCGCCGCCCCCGAGCTCCCGGGCGCCCTCGCTTTCGGCGATTATCTCCGGCACCGGGGGATTTTGCCCGCCGTTGCACATACAGACGCTATTTACGAAGAAATGCTCGACGCCTGGGAGCACGGCTATTCCCACGCCACGCACCTCTATTCGGCGATGTCGGGCGTTACGCGGCGGAACGCCTTCCGCTACGCCGGCGTCATCGAAAGCGCGTTCCTGCTCGACGATATGACCGTGGAAATCATCGCAGACGGTGTGCACCTGCCGCCCGCGCTGCTCAAGCTCGTCTACAAGTTCAAAGGCCCGGAAAAAACCGCCCTCATCACCGACGCCATGCGCGCCGCCGGCATGCCCCCGGGCGAAAGCATCCTCGGCAGCCGGGAAAACGGACTGAAAGTGATCATAGAAGATGAAGTGGCGAAACTGCCCGACCGTACACAGTTTGCGGGAAGCGTGGCTACGGCCGACCGGCTCGTACGCAACATGGTAAAACTGGCGGACGTGCCCATGGCCGACGCCGTACGCATGATGACCGCCACGCCTGCTGCCATCATGAAGGTTTCCGGGAGTAAAGGGTCGCTCGCCACGGGGAAAGATGCCGACATCGTGTTGTTCGACGAAGACGTGCGCATCGATACGGTGATCCGCGGCGGAGAGGTCCTCCATCGCGCAGCAAACGCCCGGTCGGTACTGCACTTACCATCACAAGCATAA
- a CDS encoding helix-turn-helix domain-containing GNAT family N-acetyltransferase, translating into MSDLEIISDIRQFNRYYTAQLGLLQQHIFDSEYSLTEIRVLYEINFNRQTTATGIREALQIDAGYLSRILRKLEKAGLVWKHPLPEDGRSSYLTLSDRGRRLMAKMGTLSDDQIRQMLAHLPAADQQTIAVSMRDLRRLLGAPGSEITMEQVEIRTELVPGDLGDIISLHGQLYWKEYGYDVRFEQYVLETLHDYVRAFDPRRDRIFVASSMGRMAGVVAIQHREGKEAQLRWFLIRPEFRGIGLGKALMQRAMDFCREQRFRKVYLLTTNQQTTAAALYKKWGFEKKGSVPEKLWGHDLFEERYECDL; encoded by the coding sequence ATGTCAGACCTCGAAATCATATCAGACATCCGGCAATTCAACCGTTACTACACCGCCCAGCTCGGGCTTTTGCAGCAGCATATTTTCGACAGCGAATATTCCCTAACGGAAATCCGGGTGCTGTACGAAATCAACTTCAACCGCCAAACCACCGCCACCGGCATCCGCGAAGCGCTGCAGATCGATGCCGGCTATCTCAGCCGCATCCTCCGCAAATTGGAAAAAGCCGGCCTGGTCTGGAAACATCCCCTGCCGGAAGACGGCCGCTCCAGCTACCTCACACTGTCTGACCGCGGCCGGCGCCTCATGGCGAAAATGGGCACCTTGTCCGACGACCAGATCCGCCAGATGCTGGCCCACCTTCCTGCAGCCGATCAGCAAACCATCGCCGTGTCTATGCGCGACCTGCGGCGCTTACTGGGTGCCCCTGGCAGCGAAATCACCATGGAACAGGTGGAGATCCGCACGGAGCTGGTTCCCGGCGATCTGGGGGATATCATTTCCCTGCACGGACAACTATACTGGAAGGAATACGGGTACGATGTCCGTTTCGAGCAATACGTCCTGGAAACGTTGCACGATTACGTCCGGGCGTTCGATCCCCGCCGCGACCGTATCTTCGTGGCATCGTCTATGGGCAGGATGGCGGGCGTGGTGGCGATCCAGCACCGGGAAGGGAAGGAGGCGCAGTTGCGGTGGTTCCTCATCCGGCCGGAGTTCAGGGGCATCGGTTTGGGGAAAGCCCTCATGCAGCGGGCCATGGACTTCTGCCGGGAGCAGCGGTTCAGGAAAGTTTACCTGCTCACCACCAACCAACAAACCACCGCGGCCGCGCTGTACAAAAAGTGGGGCTTCGAAAAGAAGGGTTCCGTCCCCGAAAAGCTGTGGGGCCACGATCTTTTCGAGGAACGCTATGAATGCGATCTCTGA
- a CDS encoding glycoside hydrolase family 43 protein, with protein MKTMFISLLLLATVAGTQAQDSTFTNPLLTSGADPYSYFKDGWYYYTHTTANSIVLWKTRSLADLKSAQHVTIYKPTENNAWSKDIWAPQVQFLRGKWYAYFAATGGKNVQHRMYVLENPSPDPMTGSWTFKGQVTDATNKWAIDGDIFEYKKELYMIWSGWEGDADKQQDIYIAQMKNPWTISSKRVRLSVPEHEWEKSGQKVTVNEGPQALMHGKKLMIVYSASGCWTDHYALGLLRFSGKGSLLDSARWTKHPEPIFQTSVANRVWSPGHNSFFKSPNGKEDWILYHANSQPGWGCGGKRSPRMQKFSWTADGMPVFGEPVAEGVELQKPAN; from the coding sequence ATGAAAACCATGTTTATTTCCCTGCTGCTGCTTGCCACCGTTGCCGGCACGCAGGCCCAGGATTCCACGTTCACCAATCCACTCCTGACTTCCGGCGCCGATCCGTATTCGTATTTCAAAGACGGATGGTATTATTACACGCACACTACGGCTAATTCCATCGTACTGTGGAAGACCCGCAGCCTGGCAGACCTCAAGTCCGCCCAACACGTCACCATTTACAAACCCACCGAAAACAACGCTTGGTCAAAAGACATCTGGGCGCCCCAGGTGCAGTTCCTCCGCGGGAAATGGTATGCTTACTTCGCAGCCACCGGCGGAAAGAATGTCCAACATCGCATGTACGTCCTCGAAAACCCTTCGCCCGATCCCATGACCGGCAGCTGGACCTTCAAGGGCCAGGTTACCGACGCTACCAACAAATGGGCAATCGACGGCGATATCTTCGAATACAAAAAGGAACTGTACATGATCTGGTCGGGCTGGGAGGGAGATGCCGACAAGCAGCAGGATATTTACATCGCACAAATGAAAAATCCCTGGACGATTTCGTCGAAACGGGTTCGCCTGTCTGTCCCGGAACACGAATGGGAGAAAAGCGGCCAGAAAGTGACGGTGAACGAGGGCCCGCAGGCACTCATGCATGGCAAAAAACTCATGATCGTGTATTCCGCCAGCGGCTGCTGGACGGACCATTACGCCCTGGGCCTGCTTCGTTTCTCCGGAAAAGGCAGCCTCCTGGATTCCGCCCGGTGGACGAAACATCCCGAACCGATCTTCCAGACTTCGGTGGCGAATAGAGTATGGTCGCCGGGGCATAATTCGTTCTTCAAAAGTCCCAACGGCAAGGAAGACTGGATCCTCTACCACGCCAATTCCCAGCCAGGCTGGGGCTGTGGCGGCAAACGATCTCCCCGTATGCAAAAGTTCAGCTGGACGGCAGACGGGATGCCGGTGTTCGGGGAACCTGTTGCGGAGGGCGTCGAATTGCAAAAACCGGCCAATTAG
- a CDS encoding SDR family oxidoreductase: protein MDLQLKGKTAFISGSTQGIGFAAARLLLQEGATVIINGRTEARVKEAVQKLKDLVPNCPVSGIAADFTKLDDVEQLMEKLPSIDILVNNAGIFEPKAFEDIPDEDWYRFFEVNVMSGVRLSRHFFPKMIANNWGRIIFISSESSIMIPSEMIHYGMTKTAQLAVSRGLAERTKNTGVTVNTILPGPTKSEGVVDFLAKLATEQGVTPEIAEKNFFRDMRPSSLLQRFADVSEIASMIAYIASPLSSATNGAAIRVEGGLVPTIY from the coding sequence ATGGATTTACAATTGAAAGGAAAAACCGCGTTCATCAGCGGCAGCACCCAGGGGATCGGGTTCGCCGCCGCCAGGCTCCTGCTCCAGGAAGGCGCCACCGTCATCATCAACGGCAGAACGGAAGCCCGCGTGAAAGAGGCCGTGCAGAAACTGAAAGACCTCGTCCCCAATTGCCCCGTTTCCGGCATCGCCGCCGATTTCACCAAACTGGACGACGTGGAGCAACTGATGGAAAAACTCCCTTCGATAGATATACTCGTCAACAACGCCGGCATCTTCGAGCCAAAAGCATTCGAAGACATCCCCGACGAAGACTGGTATCGCTTCTTCGAAGTGAACGTCATGAGCGGCGTGCGGCTGTCGCGCCACTTCTTCCCGAAAATGATCGCCAACAACTGGGGCCGTATCATTTTCATTTCCAGCGAATCGTCCATCATGATCCCCAGTGAAATGATCCATTACGGCATGACAAAAACCGCCCAGCTCGCGGTGAGCCGCGGCCTGGCGGAACGCACCAAAAACACGGGCGTAACGGTCAATACCATCCTCCCCGGCCCCACCAAGTCGGAAGGCGTAGTGGATTTCCTCGCCAAACTGGCTACGGAACAGGGCGTAACCCCGGAAATCGCTGAAAAGAATTTCTTCCGCGATATGCGCCCCAGCTCGCTCCTGCAGCGGTTCGCCGACGTTTCGGAGATCGCCAGTATGATCGCCTATATCGCCAGCCCGCTTTCGTCTGCCACCAACGGCGCGGCCATCCGGGTGGAAGGCGGCCTGGTGCCGACCATATATTAA
- a CDS encoding pirin family protein: MKKNIAHVLTGRAKQITPEETVIQPLPHKDFRFANPFIVIHHIGPETIAAGSEMRIHPHPHRGFSPVTFMISGEGYHMDNAGHSGTIRDGGIQWMFAGKGLLHSEGPTKEMLARGGNWEMIQIWLNVPKANKWDEPYYQAATAEQLPFVLEQEGVALRLASGEVDGKRSPMKSFTPVTAIIGTIAAGKTVRLSARPGDPALLYVFRGEVTANGTPAAMHQLYVFDTAGDEIEVTAGTDAGILFLTGEPINEPIAAKDNFVMNTAEEVEQALEDYRNGVFGKLEY, from the coding sequence ATGAAGAAGAACATCGCCCATGTGCTGACGGGCAGGGCCAAGCAGATTACCCCGGAGGAAACGGTGATACAGCCGCTTCCGCATAAAGATTTCAGATTCGCCAATCCGTTTATCGTGATACATCATATCGGGCCCGAAACCATTGCGGCGGGTTCCGAAATGCGCATTCATCCGCATCCGCACCGTGGTTTTTCGCCGGTTACGTTCATGATTTCCGGGGAAGGGTACCATATGGACAATGCCGGCCATTCCGGCACGATCCGCGACGGCGGCATCCAGTGGATGTTTGCGGGGAAAGGCCTCCTCCACAGCGAAGGCCCCACGAAAGAAATGCTCGCCCGCGGCGGTAACTGGGAAATGATCCAGATATGGCTGAACGTGCCAAAAGCCAATAAGTGGGACGAGCCCTATTACCAGGCCGCCACGGCAGAACAACTGCCTTTCGTGCTGGAGCAGGAAGGCGTGGCGCTCCGGCTGGCCAGCGGCGAGGTGGACGGGAAACGCAGTCCCATGAAAAGCTTCACCCCTGTTACCGCGATTATCGGTACTATCGCCGCAGGCAAAACCGTGCGATTGTCTGCCAGGCCCGGCGATCCGGCGCTGTTATATGTTTTCCGCGGTGAAGTGACCGCCAACGGAACGCCTGCCGCGATGCATCAATTATATGTGTTCGATACGGCCGGTGATGAGATCGAAGTTACGGCCGGAACCGACGCAGGCATCCTTTTCCTCACGGGCGAGCCGATCAACGAGCCTATCGCCGCGAAAGACAATTTCGTCATGAATACGGCCGAAGAAGTGGAACAGGCGCTGGAAGATTACCGGAACGGTGTTTTCGGCAAACTCGAATATTGA
- a CDS encoding helix-turn-helix domain-containing protein has protein sequence MLAFVLIFGVGPCLYLYVRSFGKEGRPPFAGRHFIVVWMALAIRAGFLVCWGLYVIGWQYPKWIVGLNTAFDRIAEPLSVSWFAAYYILSVRAWLRMRNGLMDEEARWLKTLVGVMGVLLFFWVATVVMPMIWPVTGLEKYTAIEVLLVVFVYWMGFAGYHRTRVIYAAQQQQARSYFDQLGDDEVARCADALHQAMASGQLYLDPEMTAATLAARIGVPVKTLSAVLNRRIGKGFNEYLNGWRVEAVKDRMMDPSSRHLTLTGIAYECGFNSQPTFQRAFRASEGCSPREFQRRQQAP, from the coding sequence GTGCTTGCTTTCGTGCTCATTTTCGGTGTAGGGCCGTGTTTGTATTTGTATGTGCGGTCGTTCGGGAAGGAGGGAAGGCCGCCGTTCGCGGGCCGCCATTTCATCGTGGTGTGGATGGCCCTGGCCATCAGGGCAGGGTTCCTCGTGTGTTGGGGACTGTACGTTATCGGCTGGCAATACCCGAAATGGATCGTAGGGCTGAATACTGCGTTCGATCGCATCGCGGAGCCATTGTCGGTTTCGTGGTTTGCGGCGTATTATATATTGTCGGTGCGGGCGTGGCTGCGCATGCGGAATGGGTTGATGGACGAGGAAGCGCGCTGGCTGAAAACGTTGGTCGGCGTGATGGGGGTACTTCTTTTCTTCTGGGTGGCGACGGTGGTGATGCCTATGATATGGCCGGTCACGGGTTTGGAGAAATATACGGCGATCGAGGTGCTGCTCGTAGTATTCGTTTACTGGATGGGCTTCGCCGGATATCATAGGACGCGTGTCATTTATGCCGCGCAGCAGCAACAGGCGCGTTCCTATTTCGACCAGTTGGGGGATGATGAAGTGGCCCGCTGCGCGGATGCGCTGCACCAGGCTATGGCGTCTGGCCAACTGTACCTCGACCCGGAAATGACCGCCGCCACACTGGCCGCGCGGATCGGGGTGCCGGTGAAAACGCTGTCGGCCGTGTTGAACCGGCGGATCGGGAAGGGCTTTAATGAATACCTGAACGGTTGGCGGGTGGAAGCGGTCAAAGACCGGATGATGGACCCCTCGAGCCGGCATCTCACGCTGACGGGCATCGCCTATGAGTGCGGGTTCAATTCCCAGCCTACTTTCCAGCGCGCCTTCCGGGCGAGCGAGGGTTGCTCGCCCAGGGAGTTCCAACGGCGGCAGCAAGCCCCATGA
- a CDS encoding SGNH/GDSL hydrolase family protein: MKKLSMLLFALGAVTLLSAGVAKKKKKVIFFGDSITQAGVGPEGYITQLGAMLQQSHAGQYELIGAGIGGNKVYDLYLRMEKDVLEKKPDVVVIYVGINDVWHKASSRTGTDFDKFGGFYRALIKKIQDNGAKVIVCTPSVIGEKKDGDNEQDADLNKYSDLIRSISKEQSLPLVDLRKAFLDYEAANNKDNSEKGLLTSDRVHLNKEGNAFVADQMAKAITGL; this comes from the coding sequence ATGAAAAAACTATCCATGCTTCTTTTTGCCCTGGGCGCCGTGACACTCCTGTCTGCCGGGGTTGCGAAGAAGAAGAAAAAAGTCATCTTCTTCGGGGATTCCATCACACAGGCCGGTGTTGGCCCGGAAGGGTACATCACACAGCTGGGCGCCATGTTGCAGCAATCGCATGCCGGTCAATATGAGCTCATCGGCGCAGGGATCGGGGGAAATAAAGTCTACGATCTCTATCTCCGCATGGAAAAAGACGTGCTGGAAAAGAAACCGGATGTGGTCGTGATCTATGTCGGCATCAACGACGTTTGGCATAAAGCTTCCAGCCGCACCGGTACGGATTTCGACAAATTCGGCGGTTTCTATCGCGCGCTCATTAAAAAGATACAGGACAACGGCGCGAAAGTGATCGTTTGCACGCCTTCCGTGATCGGTGAAAAGAAAGACGGAGATAATGAACAGGACGCCGACCTCAACAAATACAGCGACCTGATCCGCTCCATCAGCAAGGAACAAAGCCTGCCGCTGGTAGACCTCCGCAAGGCGTTCCTCGACTACGAAGCCGCCAACAATAAAGACAACAGCGAGAAAGGCCTGCTCACCTCCGACCGCGTGCACCTCAACAAGGAAGGCAACGCGTTCGTGGCGGATCAAATGGCGAAAGCGATTACGGGGCTTTGA
- a CDS encoding substrate-binding domain-containing protein → MSPKIKYPNQFFFTTFGYVHVHYNSMKGKQPDQPGGVKEIARRAKVSIATVDRVIHNRTGVSAKTRAKIEKIIQELNYQPNIIASRLASRKVLNLAILLPAVSTETEYWEILLAGVSQAEDEIRQMGVRIERYYYDFNDRTSFPKAAKQLLKGPLDGVLLAPLFVDEATAFCGQLQEKNVPYVFINSDIPSLGSLCYVGPELFRSGYLAAHLMAYCLQPDDKILMVNMTKEIEGLHPLLRKEEGFRAYFGEKPDRIVKTDVPESNEKSIERKVAEALAADASIKAIFVTSSRVHLIAQFLESAGKKDILVMGYDFLPENVSWLQKGMIDFLICQKPQEQAYRGIMTLYQHLVLGAPVEKEHFMPIDIITRENHMYYKN, encoded by the coding sequence ATGTCCCCTAAAATAAAATATCCCAATCAATTCTTTTTCACTACTTTCGGGTACGTACACGTACACTATAACTCCATGAAAGGGAAACAACCAGATCAGCCCGGCGGCGTCAAGGAAATAGCGCGGCGGGCGAAGGTGTCGATCGCCACGGTAGACCGGGTCATCCATAACCGGACGGGCGTATCGGCCAAAACACGCGCCAAGATCGAGAAGATCATCCAGGAATTGAACTATCAGCCCAATATCATTGCGAGCCGGCTGGCATCGCGCAAAGTATTGAACCTCGCCATATTGCTCCCGGCGGTTTCTACGGAAACGGAATACTGGGAAATCCTCCTGGCGGGCGTTTCCCAGGCCGAAGACGAAATCCGGCAGATGGGGGTCCGCATCGAACGGTATTACTACGATTTCAACGACCGCACTTCCTTCCCCAAAGCCGCCAAGCAATTGCTGAAAGGGCCGCTGGACGGGGTTTTGCTGGCTCCGCTCTTCGTAGATGAAGCCACCGCATTCTGCGGACAGCTGCAGGAAAAGAACGTTCCCTACGTATTTATCAACTCCGACATTCCCAGCCTGGGCAGTCTTTGCTATGTGGGCCCGGAGCTCTTCCGCAGCGGGTACCTCGCCGCGCACCTTATGGCTTATTGCCTCCAGCCCGACGATAAAATCCTCATGGTGAACATGACGAAGGAAATCGAAGGATTGCATCCCCTGTTGCGGAAGGAAGAAGGTTTCAGGGCGTATTTCGGTGAGAAACCGGACAGGATCGTCAAAACCGACGTCCCCGAAAGCAACGAGAAATCCATCGAAAGGAAAGTAGCGGAAGCCCTCGCGGCAGACGCGTCCATCAAAGCCATTTTCGTCACCAGTTCCCGCGTGCATCTCATCGCGCAGTTCCTGGAATCTGCCGGAAAAAAGGATATTCTGGTGATGGGGTACGACTTCCTTCCCGAAAACGTTTCGTGGCTCCAGAAAGGCATGATCGATTTCCTGATCTGCCAGAAACCCCAGGAACAGGCCTATCGCGGCATCATGACGCTATATCAGCACCTCGTGCTGGGCGCACCCGTCGAAAAGGAACACTTCATGCCGATCGACATCATCACCCGCGAAAACCACATGTATTACAAAAACTAA